One stretch of Harmonia axyridis chromosome 1, icHarAxyr1.1, whole genome shotgun sequence DNA includes these proteins:
- the LOC123688658 gene encoding bromodomain adjacent to zinc finger domain protein 2B isoform X2, translating to MDKENGKSSEGNSSSNKLSNQSDPASLLDAASLFGAYWPRGDAAAAANLFAAGGGFGMPPHPAAAAAAAASGMPFGLMPPSSPGGRGAMPNFPTSSVAAAYSNAYTNTLSVAASQAASLGIPAASAAWWSMASHLAAQDYLARLQASGLNFPSLGDPYASLAGLPSLSSGSSHHQAQTKSKNSSKGGSKSHAKDKSSPFSLHHQQQQQRSSSSPSLKVSSSPGPNAGKSPKNSALGLTIHSAGGARYQQEKRSSKGSSSSSSSASASAGMNDMTYNMKQLEKLKNSGNNVSISSSSEGKMPMQSSSTSGIFSSPMNMVSGSDKGAVTSAVSCASTVSSVGLPSSILSDPNSILGGVRLPPDTEIIKYTSSIVGPKVPGTTNRGRKKTISLDPPLVSVHPSSSLERSNKRLKLNESLDDHQQLNSHDRIEMIKLPPTNGSPSGISGSPYSSNNGGESAGEAPLNLSLKSSAPPSTCSTNPSLNSLSNMSANIGMDRVSRRKPGPKPRRVIPSGSQHPPPAPSSSLLQMFASADSPRPPSRNEGSDGGSSTSSTSAPPTNAGGSSSSNHKEGRPRNLGRGVSKPKKNTVASLLAQSRALGIKPMPMLDPNTSMNQQLSFLKSNILAAQQYINEAGGDEKMFNKLLQEKFKGTLSDSSTVDASTDSDNMSDSNHTDSEMEVELPVKKQKQYDERALRVPLELGWKRETVIRGLTKTGGLKGDVTYSAPDCSNKFKQMSDVTQYLESQNIPELSRDNFTFSCRVILGNYLQPVPPEMAMDGEFVQLTEEDVTKRLEELKSAMRTNLSVEQRIELARKQQAVRAAARLDREQARIAKEIERSERQEAARRDREIRSQQMMEAKRKRQEEMERQKQEEQQRKQQERELKRQQASMIKEQMYIQEISKQQEMLYTVELERERRRQHMALVKSLESRRKLEEREKKKQQLLAEKQANKEKKMEQRRLEMEILNELRKPCEDLELDQKPMPELERIPGLKLPGQAFGNVLMVFEFLHNFGETLGFDMDSLPTLDSLQQALMPNEHSFEAEEELFSIMTHLLVCAVEDPGIPNPARHTTILGQSLRQADITHVNLSEILRIYLYANATGEVKALTGVHFEREREKRIADHHQNDDEMQVTQQGKNSQYYELLHNNETWKLSNMLKDKPFMALSPTRKSEILAYICNELLQNKAVIRQIEASLEQVVQLKKEKWLLDNKIRKLKMLHGKKVRSEAVEKVQKTGDMDISESAVDSPSLHKEDLLDDEENEMSDNESLATQPEEEEDAKLSGEELGKKLEKLLKTSESQLQALNISTQQLRATCFGQDRYWRRYWHFPKAGGIYVEAMESADPELLHQLTEEDSKTQDIIETTPYGDFHSDQDDKETNYAEEGQYNSIYNSAKEEYNEENEHRKTPNRLDGLENGSNTLDRDENNLLELQKSVDDVVQNLEKERHAKEQEMKMEVKTEEEPLRNRKFNLFEKLGQCMERENKTEEDLRADVKAEVKEELKNEILNELKNDIKTESKEEEEHKSEAESKWFSVLSREGTCEEVHLTAGNKWDNGAVTRDNVTELKIPVFPHPNSGGSYSNVDNCDNLPPLLITAEESVQLEYIKKHGMPKSCPKKSVPVEKRYGWWKVSKTEELKEILDNLHVRGIRERELKRNFNSIMQAMYPTERIHIEEGNKELTELSTEHMDDVMFMEGGAPYPDQKDAWNKAIAERVDASLLEQVEALEEKVANASMQVKGWKPPSREGPPTLPEEMMNTIRERLASLEQNIERRYLKPPLGVNTGDPNLAAIAQETTGTSSTSSQPPTPGPDDIPKGLATWREALNRSQTSAQLAMCQYSLEASIAWDKSIMKANCQFCHSGDNEDKLLLCDGCDRGYHTYCFKPMMENIPEGDWYCHECMNKATGERNCIVCGKKQAISGTKLVLCDLCPRAYHLDCLQPPITKIPRGKWYCLNCISRKPQKKVKKNNNKTPKENETSEHPPPSPAPSHSSVATNEDQSTTTNCNQSDISNSSLCNTMSPSSQTPKKERVSKKLIKELVPCKAILEDLECHDDAWPFLLPVNTKQFPTYRKIIKTPMDLSTIKKRLQDMHYKSREEFTADVRQIFNNCEIFNEDDSPVGKAGHMMRQFFEARWNEMCLNHS from the exons GTGCAGCATGGTGGTCGATGGCCTCCCACCTGGCGGCGCAGGACTACCTCGCCCGCCTCCAAGCCTCCGGCCTGAACTTCCCCTCCCTAGGCGATCCCTACGCCTCCCTGGCCGGCCTGCCCTCCCTATCTAGCGGCTCCTCCCATCACCAGGCCCAGACCAAGTCCAAGAACTCCTCCAAGGGCGGCTCCAAGTCTCACGCGAAGGACAAGTCTTCCCCCTTCTCCCTGCACCATCAGCAGCAGCAGCAACGCTCCTCGTCGTCGCCGTCGCTCAAGGTCAGCTCCAGTCCGGGCCCCAACGCGGGGAAGTCCCCGAAGAACTCCGCTCTAGGCCTGACCATCCACTCGGCAGGTGGCGCCAGGTATCAGCAGGAGAAGAGGTCGTCCAAGGGGTCTTCGTCTTCGTCCTCCTCGGCGTCAGCCTCGGCTGGCATGAACGACATGACGTACAACATGAAGCAGCTGGAGAAGCTGAAGAACAGCGGGAACAACGTGAGCATCAGCAGCAGCTCGGAGGGGAAGATGCCGATGCAGTCGTCTTCGACGTCGGGCATCTTCAGCAGTCCGATGAATATGGTTAGCGGTTCGGATAAGGGCGCAGTGACGTCTGCTGTGTCGTGCGCAAGCACCGTGAGCAGCGTCGGTTTACCTTCCAGTATTTTAAG TGATCCCAACTCTATACTCGGAGGCGTTCGACTACCTCCAGACACAGAAATTATTAAGTATACCTCATCGATAGTGGGCCCCAAAGTACCCGGAACCACAAACCGAGGTAGAAAAAAGACAATATCCTTGGATCCTCCCTTAGTCAGTGTTCACCCTTCCAGTTCGCTGGAAAGATCCAACAAACGACTGAAATTGAAC GAATCGCTAGACGATCATCAGCAACTCAACTCCCATGACAGAATAGAAATGATAAAGCTTCCACCCACCAACGGCAGTCCTTCCGGCATCTCTGGATCACCTTACAGCAGCAATAATGGGGGCGAATCTGCGGGAGAGGCCCCACTCAATCTCTCCCTCAAATCTTCGGCACCGCCCAGCACCTGCAGCACAAACCCATCACTGAACTCACTGAGCAACATGTCTGCCAACATAGGGATGGACAGAGTTT CACGTCGAAAACCCGGTCCCAAGCCGAGACGCGTGATACCCTCTGGTTCTCAACACCCACCACCAGCTCCAAGCTCCTCCCTTCTTCAGATGTTCGCCTCCGCAGATTCTCCAAGGCCGCCTAGTCGAAACGAGGGTTCGGACGGGGGCAGTTCCACGTCGTCGACCTCGGCCCCGCCCACAAACGCAGGCGGGTCCTCCTCGTCCAATCACAAGGAGGGCAGGCCCAGAAACCTCGGTAGGGGGGTCAGTAAGCCGAAGAAGAACACCGTGGCTTCGCTCCTGGCCCAAAGCAGGGCTTTAG GGATAAAACCCATGCCGATGCTAGACCCGAACACATCGATGAACCAGCAGCTGAGCTTTCTGAAGTCGAACATCCTGGCAGCCCAACAATATATAAACGAAGCAGGCGGGGACGAGAAGATGTTCAACAAACTGCTCCAGGAGAAGTTTAAAGGCACCTTGAGCGATTCAAGCACTGTCGATGCTTCAACCGACTCCGATAACATGTCCGATTCGAATCATACTGACTCGGAGATGGAAGTGGAGCTACCCGTTAAGAAACAGAAGCAGTACGACGAGAGGGCACTTAGGGTACCTCTGGAGCTAG GCTGGAAACGTGAGACTGTAATCAGAGGACTGACCAAGACTGGTGGTCTGAAAGGTGACGTCACCTATTCAGCCCCAGATTGTTCTAATAAATTCAAACAGATGTCAGACGTAACACAG TATTTGGAAAGTCAGAATATCCCGGAATTGTCCAGGGACAACTTCACCTTTAGCTGTAGGGTCATCTTGGGTAACTACCTCCAACCAGTGCCTCCTGAGATGGCCATGGATGGTGAATTTGTCCAGCTGACCGAAGAAGACGTAACGAAAAG GTTAGAGGAATTAAAATCTGCCATGCGAACAAATTTATCGGTAGAGCAACGAATAGAATTGGCCAGGAAACAGCAGGCTGTTAGGGCTGCTGCAAGGTTAGATAGGGAACAGGCGAGGATAGCCAAGGAGATTGAGAGGTCAGAACGGCAGGAAGCTGCTAGGAGAGATAGGGAGATCAGATCGCAGCAGATGATGGAG GCTAAGAGAAAACGACAAGAGGAGATGGAGAGACAAAAACAGGAAGAGCAGCAGAGGAAACAGCAG GAAAGAGAATTGAAACGGCAGCAAGCGTCTATGATCAAAGAGCAG ATGTACATTCAGGAGATCAGTAAACAGCAAGAAATGCTCTACACTGTTGAGTTG GAGAGGGAACGAAGAAGACAGCACATGGCCCTGGTGAAATCCCTGGAAAGCCGCAGGAAACTGGAGGAACGCGAGAAGAAAAAGCAACAACTCCTTGCCGAAAAACAGGCCAACAAAGAGAAGAAGATGGAACAGAGAAGGCTGGAGATGGAGATCTTAAACGAGCTCAGGAAGCCCTGCGAAGACCTGGAGCTCGACCAGAAACCCATGCCCGAACTGGAGAGGATCCCCGGTCTGAAGCTACCGGGACAAGCTTTCGGAAACGTTCTTATGGTGTTCGAATTCTTGCACAACTTTGGAGAAACCCTGGGTTTCGACATGGATTCTCTACCTACGTTAGACTCCCTACAACAAGCCTTGATGCCCAATGAACACTCCTTCGAGGCAGAAGAGGAGTTGTTTTCCATAATGACACATCTGTTGGTGTGTGCCGTTGAAGATCCCGGGATTCCAAACCCTGCCAGGCATACCACGATCTTAGGGCAGAGTCTTAGACAAGCAGATATCACTCACGTGAATTTATCGGAAATCCTGAGGATATACCTTTACGCAAACGCTACAGGCGAGGTCAAGGCCTTGACCGGTGTACACTTCGAAAGAGAAAGAGAGAAAAGGATAGCCGACCACCATCAGAACGATGATGAGATGCAGGTGACTCAGCAGGGCAAAAACTCTCAGTACTACGAGCTGCTACACAATAACGAAACCTGGAAGCTCTCCAACATGCTGAAGGACAAACCCTTCATGGCTTTGTCCCCTACGAGGAAGTCTGAGATACTGGCTTACATTTGCAACGAGCTGTTGCAGAACAAGGCGGTTATACGTCAGATCGAGGCTTCCTTGGAGCAGGTGGTGCAGCTGAAGAAGGAGAAGTGGCTGCTGGATAACAAGATCAGGAA GTTGAAGATGTTGCACGGTAAGAAGGTCAGGTCCGAGGCCGTTGAAAAGGTGCAGAAGACTGGAGATATGGATATCTCAGAGTCTGCTGTGGACTCGCCGTCTTTACATAAAGAGGATCTTTTGGATGATGAGGAGAACGAGATGAGCGATAACGAGAGTTTGGCAACGCAGCCTGAAGAG GAAGAAGACGCCAAGCTGAGCGGCGAAGAACTAGGCAAGAAACTGGAGAAGCTCCTGAAGACCTCGGAGAGTCAACTCCAGGCCCTGAACATCTCCACCCAACAGCTGAGGGCGACCTGCTTCGGCCAGGACAGGTACTGGCGAAGATACTGGCACTTCCCCAAAGCCGGCGGCATCTACGTGGAAGCCATGGAGTCCGCCGACCCAGAACTCCTGCACCAGCTCACCGAAGAGGACAGCAAGACACAGGACATAATCGAGACCACGCCTTACGGCGATTTCCACTCAGACCAAGACGACAAAGAGACAAACTACGCGGAAGAAGGACAATACAACAGCATCTACAACTCCGCAAAAGAGGAGTACAATGAGGAGAACGAACACAGGAAGACGCCCAACAGATTGGACGGCCTGGAAAACGGCAGCAACACCTTGGACAGGGACGAGAACAACCTGCTGGAGCTGCAGAAGAGCGTGGACGACGTGGTGCAGAACCTGGAGAAGGAGCGCCACGCCAAAGAGCAAGAGATGAAGATGGAGGTCAAGACGGAAGAGGAACCGTTGAGGAACAGGAAGTTCAACCTGTTTGAGAAGCTCGGGCAGTGCATGGAAAGGGAGAACAAGACCGAGGAAGACCTTAGAGCTGATGTAAAAGCCGAGGTTAAGGAAGAGCTGAAGAACGAGATCTTGAATGAGTTGAAGAACGATATCAAGACGGAAAGTAAGGAGGAGGAGGAGCATAAGAGTGAGGCGGAGTCAAAGTGGTTCAGCGTGTTGAGCAGAGAGGGCACTTGTGAGGAGGTCCATCTGACCGCTGGGAATAAGTGGGATAACGGTGCGGTGACTAGGGACAATGTGACCGAACTGAAGATACCTGTGTTTCCCCATCCGAATTCGGGGGGTTCTTATTCGAACGTCGATAATTGTGATAACCTGCCGCCGTTGTTGATAACGGCGGAGGAGAGTGTGCAGTTGGAGTATATCAAGAAGCACGGCATGCCGAAGTCTTGCCCCAAGAAGAGCGTACCAGTGGAGAAGAGGTACGGGTGGTGGAAGGTGAGCAAGACAGAGGAGTTGAAAG aaatcttggACAACTTGCACGTCCGAGGCATCCGTGAGAGGGAGTTGAAGAGAAACTTCAACAGTATTATGCAGGCCATGTACCCCACGGAAAGGATCCACATCGAAGAGGGCAACAAAGAACTTACCGAGCTCTCAACCGAACACATGGACGACGTCATGTTCATGGAAGGCGGGGCTCCTTACCCCGACCAGAAGGACGCCTGGAACAAGGCCATAGCGGAAAGAGTGGACGCCTCCTTGTTGGAACAG GTGGAAGCTCTGGAAGAAAAGGTGGCCAACGCCAGTATGCAGGTGAAGGGGTGGAAACCTCCCAGTAGGGAGGGGCCTCCCACTCTGCCTGAGGAAATGATGAACACTATAAGGGAGAGACTTGCGTCGTTGGAGCAGAACATCGAGAGGAGATATCTGAAGCCTCCTTTGGGTGTCAA CACTGGCGACCCAAACCTGGCAGCGATCGCCCAAGAAACGACTGGTACTTCTTCCACGTCATCTCAACCTCCCACTCCAGGCCCTGACGACATACCTAAGGGTTTGGCTACGTGGCGGGAGGCCTTGAACCGTAGCCAGACCTCAGCGCAGCTGGCGATGTGCCAGTACTCGCTGGAAGCGTCGATCGCCTGGGACAAAAGCATCATGAAAGCT AACTGCCAATTCTGTCATAGCGGAGACAATGAGGACAAACTTTTGCTGTGCGACGGTTGTGATAGAGGTTATCACACTTATTGTTTCAAACCTATGATGGAGAACATTCCCGAAGGAGACTG GTATTGTCATGAGTGTATGAACAAAGCTACGGGAGAAAGGAACTGCATCGTTTGTGGCAAAAAACAAGCAATAAGCGGAACGAAACTTGTCCTTTGTGATCTCTGTCCACGTGCATACCATTTAGACTGTCTGCAGCCACCTATAACGAAAATACCACGTGGGAAGTGGTACTGTCTGAATTGTATCTCGCGGAAACCCCAGAAAAAAGTCAAAAAGAACAACAATAAAACTCCGAAAGAGAATGAAACTTCCGAGCATCCTCCACCAAG ccCAGCACCATCACACAGCTCTGTAGCGACAAATGAAGACCAGTCCACAACGACAAACTGTAATCAGAGCGACATCTCAAATTCTAGCCTCTGCAACACTATGTCCCCTTCTTCTCAGACTCCAAAAAAAGAAAGAGTTTCCAAGAAACTCATAAAGGAATTAGTGCCATGCAAGGCCATTCTGGAAGATTTGGAGTGCCACGATGACGCTTGGCCATTCTTGTTGCCTGTCAATACGAAGCAGTTTCCCACCTataggaaaattataaaaacacCTATGGATTTGTCCACTATTAAGAAGAGATTACAAGATATGCA CTATAAAAGCAGGGAGGAGTTCACTGCCGACGTCAGGCAGATATTCAACAACTGCGAAATTTTCAACGAAGACGACAGTCCGGTGGGCAAGGCAGGTCACATGATGAGGCAGTTCTTCGAGGCTCGGTGGAACGAAATGTGCCTGAACCACAGTTGA